A single region of the Streptomyces vilmorinianum genome encodes:
- a CDS encoding MFS transporter yields the protein MSSRPRALGPLVALFTAGYLAPYLLPTVVGRLSAGLGLTPAAAGLAGSVLLLASASAGFTLAARVERLGPRRAARIGLLAMCAGYGSAALTASVPLVVGGAVVGGFGSGTATAVAAAGIAAGRDPHRASTLGLLSVSATAGALYLTLPHLGDGHALPFASIALAAALVWPLTGGLAGGSAGGSADGRVRTASTERGQGGASPLPHRRSGLVLAAAMLLWSLAQNALWGVSGRIGLTQAGLSEVTVGAVFAVALGAGLAGVTAAGALGSRLGRAVPIGAGTAVIAVCVLVSSAAGGLGSFATGEILWNVFYPVVLSYLLGLAASLDPRGRWAVLVGSASSLGVACGPVTGSVLSEAAGYPGMGLVLCALLLLVAAPMTAVALHTSGRPLVPGSIHRRGGAPAAVVAGTTISPTGLVPQMGAPEQQVTEFPVPTPRSRRDRRAFHLARPSDRG from the coding sequence ATGTCGTCGCGCCCGCGTGCCCTGGGGCCCCTTGTCGCCCTGTTCACGGCCGGTTATCTCGCCCCGTACCTGCTGCCGACCGTCGTCGGCCGGCTCTCCGCCGGACTCGGTCTCACCCCCGCCGCCGCGGGCCTGGCCGGATCGGTCCTCCTGCTCGCCTCGGCCTCGGCCGGCTTCACCCTGGCCGCGCGCGTGGAGCGGCTCGGCCCGCGCAGGGCGGCGCGCATCGGCCTGCTGGCCATGTGCGCGGGCTACGGCTCGGCGGCACTGACCGCGAGCGTTCCGCTGGTGGTCGGCGGCGCGGTCGTCGGCGGTTTCGGCTCGGGTACGGCGACGGCGGTGGCCGCGGCCGGTATCGCGGCGGGGCGCGATCCGCACCGGGCGTCGACGCTCGGCCTGCTCTCGGTCTCGGCGACGGCCGGCGCGCTCTACCTCACACTCCCGCACCTCGGGGACGGCCACGCCCTGCCGTTCGCCTCGATCGCGCTGGCGGCGGCGCTGGTGTGGCCGCTGACGGGCGGGCTGGCGGGCGGGTCGGCGGGCGGGTCGGCGGATGGGCGCGTACGGACCGCCTCGACGGAGCGCGGCCAGGGCGGGGCCTCGCCGCTCCCCCACCGGCGTTCGGGGCTCGTCCTCGCCGCCGCGATGCTGCTCTGGTCCCTGGCGCAGAACGCCCTGTGGGGCGTGAGCGGCCGGATCGGACTCACCCAGGCCGGGCTGAGCGAGGTCACCGTCGGCGCCGTCTTCGCCGTGGCGCTGGGCGCGGGGCTCGCGGGGGTCACGGCGGCCGGGGCGCTCGGCTCGCGGCTGGGCCGCGCCGTCCCGATCGGGGCCGGCACGGCGGTGATCGCCGTCTGTGTCCTGGTCAGTTCGGCCGCGGGAGGCCTCGGGTCCTTCGCGACCGGCGAGATCCTGTGGAACGTGTTCTACCCGGTCGTCCTGTCCTACCTGCTCGGCCTGGCCGCGTCCCTGGACCCGCGCGGCCGCTGGGCGGTGCTCGTCGGCTCGGCGTCCTCGCTGGGCGTGGCCTGCGGCCCGGTCACCGGCAGCGTCCTGTCCGAGGCCGCCGGGTACCCGGGCATGGGCCTCGTCCTGTGCGCGCTGCTCCTGCTGGTCGCGGCCCCGATGACCGCGGTCGCCCTGCACACCTCCGGCCGCCCGCTGGTCCCCGGCTCCATCCACCGCCGCGGCGGCGCCCCGGCGGCGGTGGTCGCGGGCACGACGATCTCGCCCACGGGCCTCGTCCCCCAGATGGGCGCCCCGGAACAGCAGGTCACCGAATTCCCGGTCCCCACGCCCCGCAGCCGCAGAGACCGCCGCGCCTTCCACCTGGCCCGCCCGAGCGACCGGGGCTGA
- a CDS encoding tetratricopeptide repeat protein, translating into MSRAMERADALFDVGRYEQAAALVAGHLATEPDDATALVLLARCQHRLGRERDALDSVERALRAEPDSLPGCLMRTHILLALKEYEEAERSARHSVELAPHYWGSHYALGTVLDRSVRKERRREAYEAARTAVALAPQESDAHFLVGLTAHRNGEHRVAERAYETALRLDPQSSEAHNNLSLLHLRRRWFRRGAWTKAAEGFVESAALDIDDRQARYNLETMAWGTVAGARWVALAGFLAAALGSAPVRTGATGSEALVPYLIGAAVLVGGWAGWALWITRRVPPRLRRPLLLVARGCRPVLAMAVAVGLLGLHSVVSLALWRADAGVVGGLGTPLFWAVVITYWASRSALGRRAPASERGR; encoded by the coding sequence ATGAGCCGGGCGATGGAGCGGGCCGACGCGCTCTTCGACGTCGGACGCTACGAGCAGGCCGCCGCGCTCGTCGCCGGTCATCTGGCGACCGAGCCCGACGACGCCACCGCGCTCGTCCTCCTGGCCCGCTGCCAGCACCGCCTGGGCCGCGAGCGGGACGCCCTCGACTCCGTCGAACGGGCCCTGCGCGCCGAACCGGACTCGCTGCCCGGCTGCCTGATGCGCACCCACATCCTGCTCGCGCTGAAGGAGTACGAGGAGGCCGAGCGGTCCGCCCGGCACTCCGTCGAACTCGCCCCGCACTACTGGGGCAGCCACTACGCGCTCGGCACCGTCCTCGACCGGTCCGTCCGCAAGGAGCGCCGGCGCGAGGCGTACGAAGCGGCCAGGACCGCCGTCGCGCTCGCCCCCCAGGAGAGCGACGCGCACTTCCTCGTCGGCCTCACCGCCCACCGCAACGGCGAGCACCGGGTCGCCGAGCGGGCCTACGAGACGGCTCTGCGGCTCGACCCGCAGAGCAGCGAGGCGCACAACAACCTCTCCCTGCTCCATCTGCGCCGCCGCTGGTTCCGGCGCGGGGCGTGGACGAAGGCCGCCGAGGGCTTCGTCGAGTCCGCGGCGCTCGACATCGACGACCGGCAGGCCCGCTACAACCTGGAGACCATGGCCTGGGGCACGGTCGCGGGCGCCCGCTGGGTCGCCCTGGCCGGCTTCCTCGCGGCGGCCCTCGGCTCGGCTCCGGTGCGCACCGGCGCGACCGGGAGCGAGGCCCTCGTCCCGTATCTGATCGGCGCGGCCGTCCTCGTCGGCGGCTGGGCCGGCTGGGCGCTGTGGATCACCCGGCGGGTGCCGCCGCGGCTGCGCCGCCCGCTCCTCCTGGTGGCCCGTGGCTGCAGACCGGTCCTCGCGATGGCGGTCGCCGTCGGCCTGCTCGGCCTGCACTCGGTCGTGTCGCTCGCGCTGTGGCGGGCGGACGCGGGGGTTGTCGGCGGTCTCGGCACGCCGCTGTTCTGGGCGGTGGTCATCACGTACTGGGCAAGCCGCTCAGCCCTCGGTCGTCGCGCCCCGGCGTCGGAGCGCGGGAGGTAA
- a CDS encoding ribonuclease Z, whose protein sequence is MSVRELVVLGTASQVPTRHRNHNGYLLRWDGQGILFDPGEGTQRQMLRAGVAAHDIDRICVTHFHGDHSLGLAGVIQRINLDQVPHPVTAHYPASGQRFFERLRYATAYRETVKLTETPVAADGPLAATESYTLDAYRLSHPVESYGYRLTEPDGRRILPERLAAHGIKGPDVGRIQREGVLDGVTLEDVSEVRRGQRFAFVMDTRLCDGVHALAEGADMLVIESTFLDEDVRLATDHGHLTAGQAAAVARDAGVRHLVLTHFSQRYSDPAEFERQARAAGFDGELSIAQDLMRVPLPKR, encoded by the coding sequence TTGTCCGTACGTGAACTCGTCGTGCTCGGGACCGCCAGCCAGGTCCCGACCCGGCACCGCAACCACAACGGCTATCTGCTCCGCTGGGACGGCCAGGGCATCCTCTTCGACCCGGGCGAGGGCACCCAGCGGCAGATGCTGCGGGCGGGCGTCGCGGCCCACGACATCGACCGGATCTGCGTCACGCACTTCCACGGCGACCACTCGCTCGGCCTGGCCGGCGTGATCCAGCGCATCAACCTCGACCAGGTGCCGCACCCGGTCACCGCGCACTACCCGGCGAGCGGACAGCGCTTCTTCGAGCGGCTGCGGTACGCGACCGCCTACCGCGAGACCGTGAAACTGACCGAGACCCCGGTGGCCGCCGACGGCCCGCTCGCCGCCACCGAGTCGTACACCCTGGACGCGTACCGGCTCTCGCACCCCGTCGAGTCGTACGGCTACCGGCTCACCGAGCCCGACGGGCGCCGCATACTTCCCGAACGGCTCGCCGCGCACGGCATCAAGGGCCCCGACGTCGGCCGGATCCAGCGCGAGGGTGTCCTGGACGGCGTGACGCTGGAGGACGTCAGCGAGGTACGGCGCGGTCAGCGGTTCGCGTTCGTCATGGACACCCGGCTCTGCGACGGCGTCCACGCGCTCGCCGAGGGCGCGGACATGCTCGTCATCGAGTCGACCTTCCTCGACGAGGACGTCCGGCTCGCCACCGACCACGGCCATCTGACGGCCGGACAGGCCGCCGCCGTCGCGCGCGACGCGGGGGTGCGGCACCTCGTCCTGACCCACTTCTCGCAGCGGTACAGCGACCCCGCGGAGTTCGAACGGCAGGCGCGGGCGGCCGGGTTCGACGGCGAGCTGAGCATTGCCCAGGACCTGATGAGGGTCCCCCTCCCCAAGAGATAG
- a CDS encoding histidine triad nucleotide-binding protein gives MAGEPQSDCLFCKIADGEVPATIVRETETTVAFRDINPQAPTHVLVIPRVHYPDAATLATAAPTIAADVLREAGEVAAQEKVDGSGFRVVFNTGAGAGQTVFHAHAHVLGGRGLNWPPG, from the coding sequence ATGGCCGGAGAGCCGCAGAGCGACTGCCTGTTCTGCAAGATCGCGGACGGAGAGGTTCCGGCGACGATCGTGCGCGAGACGGAGACGACCGTCGCGTTCCGCGACATCAACCCTCAGGCGCCCACGCACGTGCTCGTCATCCCGCGCGTCCACTACCCCGACGCCGCCACCCTCGCCACGGCCGCGCCGACCATCGCCGCCGACGTGCTGCGCGAGGCCGGCGAGGTCGCCGCGCAGGAGAAGGTCGACGGCAGCGGCTTCCGGGTCGTCTTCAACACCGGGGCGGGCGCGGGCCAGACCGTCTTCCACGCCCACGCGCATGTCCTCGGAGGCCGCGGCCTCAACTGGCCCCCCGGATAG
- a CDS encoding carbohydrate kinase family protein — protein sequence MTTARGEQQHDAGVDPLVRLREPTDPDCDVFLTGTVFLDIIFTGLDSAPVRGTESWAKGMGSSPGGVANMATALARLGLRTSLAAAFGDDHYGEYCWDALEQGEGIDLSLSRTVPGWHSPVTVSMAYEGERTMVSHGHEAPPLDGALPAYPPHARAAVASLVPGRSEEWVAQAARGGAKVFADVGWDETGGWDLNGLSDLEHCEAFLPNAQEAMRYTRTDCPRAAARALADKVRYAVVTLGAEGAYAVDGATGETAEVPAIEVSALDPTGAGDVFVAGFVTGTLADWPLADRLAFAGLTAALSVQEFGGSLSAPGWGEVAAWWEHVQDHVCQDPEALRSRYAFLERLLPAATRPWPLRRAVPTIGFRRSA from the coding sequence GTGACCACAGCAAGGGGAGAGCAGCAACACGACGCCGGGGTCGACCCGTTGGTGCGCCTGCGCGAGCCCACCGATCCCGACTGCGACGTCTTCCTCACCGGCACGGTCTTCCTCGACATCATCTTCACCGGCCTCGACAGCGCTCCCGTGCGCGGCACCGAGTCCTGGGCGAAAGGCATGGGCTCCAGCCCCGGCGGCGTCGCCAACATGGCCACCGCCCTCGCCCGCCTCGGCCTGCGCACCTCGCTCGCCGCCGCCTTCGGCGACGACCACTACGGCGAGTACTGCTGGGACGCCCTGGAGCAGGGCGAGGGCATCGACCTCTCGCTCTCGCGGACCGTGCCCGGCTGGCACTCCCCGGTGACCGTCTCCATGGCGTACGAGGGCGAGCGCACGATGGTCTCCCACGGCCACGAGGCCCCGCCGCTGGACGGCGCCCTGCCCGCCTACCCGCCGCACGCGCGCGCCGCGGTCGCCTCCCTCGTACCGGGGCGCAGCGAGGAGTGGGTCGCCCAGGCCGCACGGGGCGGGGCGAAGGTCTTCGCCGACGTCGGCTGGGACGAGACCGGCGGCTGGGACCTGAACGGCCTGAGCGACCTGGAGCACTGCGAGGCCTTCCTGCCGAACGCGCAGGAAGCGATGCGCTACACCCGCACCGACTGCCCGCGGGCCGCCGCCCGCGCGCTCGCCGACAAGGTCCGTTACGCCGTGGTCACCCTGGGTGCGGAGGGCGCCTACGCGGTCGACGGGGCCACCGGCGAGACCGCCGAGGTGCCGGCCATCGAGGTCTCCGCCCTCGATCCGACGGGCGCCGGCGACGTCTTCGTCGCCGGGTTCGTCACCGGGACCCTCGCGGACTGGCCGCTCGCCGACCGGCTGGCCTTCGCCGGACTGACCGCGGCGCTGTCGGTGCAGGAGTTCGGAGGCTCGCTCTCCGCGCCCGGCTGGGGCGAGGTCGCCGCCTGGTGGGAGCACGTCCAGGACCACGTCTGCCAGGACCCGGAGGCGCTGCGCAGCCGCTACGCCTTCCTGGAGCGGCTGCTCCCGGCCGCCACCCGCCCCTGGCCCCTGCGCCGGGCCGTCCCCACGATCGGCTTCCGCCGTAGCGCGTGA
- a CDS encoding PhoH family protein codes for MTQTPTAPNGAPGEARAHFTVPAKHPMVTVLGSGDALLRVIEKAFPKTDIHVRGNQVSAVGEAAEVALIQRLFDEMMLVLRTGQPMTEDAVERSIAMLRASENGNAEAGQETPAEVLTQNILSSRGRTIRPKTLNQKRYVDAIDKHTVVFGIGPAGTGKTYLAMAKAVQALQSKQVTRIILTRPAVEAGERLGFLPGTLYEKIDPYLRPLYDALHDMLDPDSIPKLMASGTIEVAPLAYMRGRTLNDAFIILDEAQNTNPEQMKMFLTRLGFDSKIVITGDITQVDLPGGTKSGLRQVREILDGVPDVHFSMLTSQDVVRHKLVGRIVDAYEQYDSRNGK; via the coding sequence ATGACTCAGACACCCACAGCCCCCAATGGCGCGCCGGGCGAGGCCCGCGCCCACTTCACCGTCCCCGCCAAGCATCCGATGGTGACCGTTCTCGGCTCCGGTGACGCCCTTCTGCGTGTGATCGAGAAGGCGTTCCCGAAGACCGACATACATGTCCGGGGCAACCAGGTCAGCGCGGTGGGCGAGGCGGCGGAAGTCGCACTGATCCAGCGACTGTTCGACGAGATGATGCTGGTGCTCCGCACCGGGCAGCCGATGACGGAGGACGCAGTGGAACGCTCGATCGCCATGCTCAGGGCGAGCGAGAACGGCAACGCGGAGGCAGGCCAGGAGACCCCGGCCGAGGTGCTCACGCAGAACATCCTCTCCAGCCGCGGCCGCACCATCCGCCCCAAGACCCTCAACCAGAAGCGGTACGTCGACGCGATCGACAAGCACACGGTCGTCTTCGGCATCGGCCCCGCCGGTACCGGCAAGACGTATCTGGCCATGGCCAAGGCGGTCCAGGCCCTGCAGTCCAAGCAGGTCACCCGGATCATCCTGACCCGGCCGGCCGTCGAGGCGGGCGAGCGGCTCGGCTTCCTGCCCGGCACGCTCTACGAGAAGATCGACCCGTATCTGCGGCCGCTCTACGACGCGCTGCACGACATGCTCGACCCCGACTCGATCCCGAAGCTGATGGCCTCGGGCACGATCGAGGTCGCGCCGCTGGCGTACATGCGAGGACGGACGCTCAACGACGCGTTCATCATCCTCGACGAGGCGCAGAACACGAACCCCGAGCAGATGAAGATGTTCCTCACCCGCCTCGGCTTCGACTCCAAGATCGTCATCACCGGTGACATCACCCAGGTCGACCTGCCCGGCGGCACGAAGAGCGGTCTGCGCCAGGTCCGCGAGATCCTGGACGGCGTTCCGGACGTCCACTTCTCGATGCTCACCTCGCAGGATGTCGTCCGGCACAAGCTCGTCGGCCGTATCGTCGACGCGTACGAGCAGTACGACAGCCGCAACGGGAAGTAG
- a CDS encoding tetratricopeptide repeat protein, with product MTTHPQVQQARLLYEMCRPEQSHELIGRRLAEDPDDHQAWVVLGQCLLTLGRPSEALAAGLESLRLEPEYLDAHFVRGVALRRLGRLPEADAAQRQAIRIDPDAWGPRRQLAELLLELAPDRPEEALREAREAVRIGPDEAQPWETMYRVASFHERTETAEEAVRQLLRIDPTHTVAVTVSTEREAARPGTSAAKAADTYAAGLAAAPGSDQLRKELDKAVYRMLRGTRWLALLCLVMAGVTADIFPSDGQEPKELPIHLGTRLWAVCLMAAVWGFGAWRRYRRMRTGAQLTVRALVRREFWPRVVLGQATLATLCALLIVAVPWTDRLVPQILFWLGLVPNLLSITHDRDKI from the coding sequence GTGACCACGCATCCACAGGTCCAACAGGCGCGGCTGCTCTACGAGATGTGTCGCCCGGAGCAGAGCCACGAGCTGATCGGCCGCCGCCTCGCCGAGGATCCGGACGACCATCAGGCGTGGGTGGTGCTCGGCCAGTGCCTCCTGACCCTGGGGCGGCCCTCGGAGGCACTCGCCGCCGGTCTGGAGTCGCTGCGGCTCGAACCCGAGTACCTCGACGCCCACTTCGTGCGCGGCGTGGCCCTGCGCCGACTGGGCCGGCTGCCGGAGGCCGACGCGGCGCAGCGCCAGGCGATCCGCATCGATCCGGACGCATGGGGCCCGCGCAGGCAGCTCGCCGAGCTGCTGCTCGAACTGGCCCCGGACCGCCCGGAGGAGGCGCTCCGCGAGGCCCGTGAGGCGGTGCGGATCGGACCGGACGAGGCCCAGCCCTGGGAGACGATGTACAGGGTCGCCTCCTTCCACGAGCGGACGGAGACGGCCGAGGAGGCCGTACGCCAGCTGCTGCGGATCGACCCGACGCACACCGTCGCCGTGACGGTGAGCACCGAGCGCGAGGCCGCCAGGCCCGGTACGTCGGCCGCCAAGGCCGCCGACACGTACGCCGCCGGGCTCGCCGCCGCCCCCGGGTCCGACCAGCTGCGCAAGGAGCTCGACAAGGCCGTCTACCGGATGCTGCGCGGCACCCGGTGGCTCGCCCTGCTGTGCCTCGTGATGGCCGGCGTCACCGCGGACATCTTCCCGTCCGACGGCCAGGAGCCGAAAGAGCTGCCGATCCACCTCGGCACCCGGCTCTGGGCCGTGTGCCTGATGGCGGCGGTCTGGGGATTCGGCGCCTGGCGCCGCTACCGGCGGATGCGCACCGGCGCGCAGCTCACCGTACGCGCCCTGGTGCGGCGGGAGTTCTGGCCGCGCGTCGTCCTCGGGCAGGCCACGCTCGCCACCCTGTGCGCGCTGCTGATCGTCGCCGTGCCGTGGACCGACCGCCTCGTCCCCCAGATCCTGTTCTGGCTCGGGCTCGTACCGAATCTGCTCAGCATCACGCACGACCGGGACAAGATCTGA
- the ybeY gene encoding rRNA maturation RNase YbeY: MSIDVNNESGTEVDEQAILDIARYALARMRIHPLSELSVIVVDEAAMEQLHIQWMDLPGPTDVMSFPMDELRPPSKDDEEPPQGLLGDIVLCPEVATQQGKDAPTQHSMDEELQLLTVHGVLHLLGYDHEEPDEKAEMFGLQAAIVDGWRAEKGLTGPSPAPTVS; the protein is encoded by the coding sequence ATGTCGATCGACGTCAACAACGAGTCCGGAACCGAGGTCGACGAGCAGGCGATCCTCGACATCGCCCGCTACGCCCTCGCCCGCATGCGCATCCACCCGCTCTCCGAGCTCTCGGTGATCGTCGTGGACGAGGCGGCGATGGAGCAGCTCCACATCCAGTGGATGGACCTGCCGGGCCCGACGGACGTCATGTCCTTCCCGATGGACGAGCTGCGCCCGCCGTCGAAGGACGACGAGGAGCCCCCGCAGGGGCTCCTCGGCGACATCGTGCTCTGCCCCGAGGTCGCCACCCAGCAGGGCAAGGACGCGCCGACGCAGCACTCCATGGACGAGGAGCTCCAGCTCCTCACCGTCCACGGAGTGCTGCACCTGCTCGGCTACGACCACGAGGAGCCCGACGAGAAGGCCGAGATGTTCGGCCTCCAGGCGGCGATCGTCGACGGCTGGCGCGCGGAGAAGGGCCTGACCGGCCCGTCCCCGGCCCCGACCGTCTCCTGA
- a CDS encoding adenosine deaminase — translation MPLPLPKAELHLHIEGTLEPELAFALAARNGVTLPYADTEELRKAYLFSDLQSFLDLYYGLMAVLHTAEDFTELADAYLARAAAQGVRHAEIFFDPQAHTARGVPIGTVIEGLARALDRAEERHGVSTRLIMCFLRDESAESAMATLEAAKPYLHRITGVGLDSAEVGHPPAKFREVYAAAEALGLRKVAHAGEEGPPAYIREALDVLGVERIDHGLRCMEDPELVERLVRERVPLTLCPLSNVRLRAIDVLEDHPLASMLAVGLMATVNSDDPAYFGGYVGETFEAVRGALGLEREQLRTLARNSFEAAFLEDEEERRAGYLAEVDAYDFDAE, via the coding sequence ATGCCCCTCCCCCTGCCCAAGGCCGAACTGCACCTGCACATCGAAGGCACCCTCGAACCGGAGCTGGCGTTCGCGCTCGCCGCGCGCAACGGCGTCACCCTGCCGTACGCGGACACCGAGGAGCTGCGCAAGGCGTACCTCTTCAGCGATCTGCAGTCCTTCCTGGACCTGTACTACGGGCTGATGGCCGTCCTGCACACGGCGGAGGACTTCACCGAGCTCGCCGACGCGTATCTGGCGCGGGCGGCGGCGCAGGGGGTGCGGCACGCCGAGATCTTCTTCGACCCGCAGGCGCACACGGCTCGCGGGGTGCCGATCGGCACGGTGATCGAGGGCCTGGCCCGAGCGCTGGACCGGGCCGAGGAGCGGCACGGCGTCTCGACGCGGCTGATCATGTGCTTCCTGCGCGACGAGTCCGCCGAGTCGGCGATGGCGACGCTGGAGGCCGCGAAGCCGTATCTGCACCGGATCACCGGTGTGGGCCTGGACTCGGCGGAGGTCGGCCACCCGCCGGCGAAGTTCCGCGAGGTGTACGCGGCGGCGGAGGCGCTCGGCCTGCGCAAGGTCGCCCACGCGGGCGAGGAGGGCCCGCCGGCGTACATCCGCGAGGCCCTGGACGTCCTCGGCGTGGAGCGGATCGACCACGGGCTGCGGTGCATGGAGGACCCGGAGCTGGTGGAGCGGCTGGTCCGGGAGCGGGTGCCGCTCACGCTCTGCCCGCTGTCGAACGTACGGCTGCGGGCGATCGACGTCCTGGAGGACCACCCGCTGGCGTCGATGCTGGCGGTGGGGCTGATGGCGACGGTCAACTCGGACGATCCGGCGTACTTCGGGGGGTACGTGGGGGAGACGTTCGAGGCGGTGCGGGGGGCGTTGGGGCTGGAGCGGGAGCAGCTGCGGACGCTGGCGCGGAACTCCTTCGAGGCGGCGTTCCTGGAGGACGAGGAGGAGCGGCGGGCGGGGTATCTGGCGGAGGTCGACGCGTACGACTTCGACGCGGAGTAG
- a CDS encoding ATP-binding protein gives MSDESPLIRSLRAAVTAAPEDVHLRLHFAELLLAEGRNDEAVTEAAVALQHAPGDEAARALMIRAMGVPTAAQEAPAAPPAPEVPDTPAFDWAAAEQEVGDLVGPRFVTGDDTGTEAPLTSDGSGDAGDVSAWDVDRPGSVRLADVGGMQEVKDRLEAAFLAPMRNPELRKLYGKSLRGGLLLYGPPGCGKTFIARAVAGELGASFMSISLSDILDMYIGTSEKNVHDIFETARAQAPCVVFLDELDALGAKRSRTHHSGLRNVVNQLLTELDGIDGAENEGVFVLAATNVPWDVDLALRRPGRLDRTLLVLPPDAPAREAILRYHLRERPIESVDLGKLVKATEDFSGADLAHVCETAAESALLDSARTGTVRMINMKDLLGAAKQIKPSSESWFASARNVAMFANDGGMYDDLVAYLKKKRKL, from the coding sequence ATGTCCGACGAGTCTCCCCTGATCCGTAGTCTGCGCGCCGCCGTCACCGCCGCGCCCGAAGACGTGCACCTGCGGCTGCACTTCGCCGAACTGCTCCTCGCCGAGGGCCGGAACGACGAGGCCGTCACGGAGGCCGCGGTCGCGCTCCAGCACGCGCCGGGCGACGAGGCCGCCCGCGCCCTGATGATCCGCGCGATGGGCGTACCCACCGCGGCCCAGGAGGCCCCCGCGGCGCCCCCGGCCCCTGAGGTCCCCGACACCCCCGCCTTCGACTGGGCCGCCGCCGAGCAGGAGGTCGGGGACCTCGTCGGCCCGCGGTTCGTCACCGGCGATGACACCGGGACGGAGGCACCGCTCACCTCCGACGGCAGCGGTGACGCCGGGGACGTGTCCGCCTGGGACGTCGACCGCCCCGGCTCCGTACGCCTCGCCGACGTCGGCGGCATGCAGGAGGTCAAGGACCGCCTGGAGGCGGCCTTCCTCGCCCCCATGCGCAACCCCGAACTGCGCAAGCTGTACGGCAAGTCCCTGCGCGGCGGCCTGCTCCTCTACGGCCCGCCCGGCTGCGGCAAGACGTTCATCGCCCGTGCCGTCGCGGGTGAGCTCGGCGCGAGCTTCATGTCGATCTCGCTCTCCGACATCCTCGACATGTACATCGGCACGTCCGAGAAGAACGTCCACGACATCTTCGAGACCGCCCGCGCGCAGGCGCCCTGCGTCGTCTTCCTCGACGAGCTCGACGCGCTCGGAGCCAAGCGCTCGCGCACCCACCACAGCGGACTGCGCAATGTCGTCAACCAGCTCCTCACCGAGCTCGACGGCATCGACGGGGCCGAGAACGAAGGCGTGTTCGTCCTCGCCGCCACCAATGTCCCCTGGGACGTGGACCTCGCGCTGCGCCGCCCCGGCCGCCTCGACCGCACCCTGCTCGTGCTGCCGCCCGACGCCCCCGCCCGCGAGGCGATCCTCCGCTACCACCTGCGCGAACGCCCCATCGAGTCGGTCGACCTGGGCAAGCTCGTCAAGGCCACCGAGGACTTCTCGGGAGCCGACCTCGCCCATGTCTGCGAGACCGCCGCCGAGTCGGCGCTCCTCGACTCCGCCCGCACCGGCACCGTTCGCATGATCAACATGAAGGATCTGCTGGGCGCGGCGAAGCAGATCAAGCCGTCGAGCGAGTCCTGGTTCGCCTCCGCGCGCAACGTGGCGATGTTCGCCAACGACGGCGGGATGTACGACGACCTGGTCGCCTACCTGAAGAAGAAGCGCAAGCTGTGA